DNA sequence from the Manihot esculenta cultivar AM560-2 chromosome 11, M.esculenta_v8, whole genome shotgun sequence genome:
ACTACTATCTGCCCCTACTTCTAATGCTTTTTCAATGACCTGTCAAAACAGTTATCAAGTTAAAACAATGTCCTATATCAAAAGTTTGTTCCCAACAAGCTGTTTGCCCCATCTAAAATAAGACAACCATTCAAGAAGAAAGCGGCTGTGTTCAGCATCTAGTCGAAGAGCAGATTGAATAACTGACAGatatttttcttctatttctcCATGGAAATTGCATATCCACAAATATACAAATTTGGGTCAGActtaaggggcacattacccctatCCCAAACCAATATGTGATTCAACACATACATGTATACAGCATATAGAATAAATGGCAGATACTTTTCTTCTATTTCTCCATGAAACTTGCACGttccacacacacacacacacaaaaaaaaactaCCAATAAGACACTAGATAGGCAGCAGAACACTTTTTCCTACCTCCTTGATGCACTTAAGTAATGTTGCACAACTTTCTTTGGACAAACTGGAAGCAGTTTGTAGTGGATGAATTCTGGCCTGCAACAATGCAAATGTAAATTATCATCAGACTTCACTAAACTTGGCCAACAACAATGATGTGAAAAGAGcataaataaaatgaagatATTGTTATGTAGAAAATACCATGTTTCAATAAACACATAGGGGTGCAATTTTGAACCTTATTAACTTGTGGTCTTAGCAGCCACATTATCTATTATGTTATAGGCAATGTTGTAATGAATTTCCTTATCTAAACATCTGGTCATCTTTCTTAACCATGAGCAAGCCACCTTATttacttttcattcattcattcctaTATTACCAGTATCGCTTCCTTCTACAattgcattaattattatttacattttgGTATATAGACATTCATCTGTTTCACATAACTCATTATTTGCACACACTTTACTAACACATTATCCCTTCAAAGTCCTGCAATTACTGGGTAACCTATGCCTTAAAAACACTTAAAGTTGAATCCACTAAGAAGAAATCCTTCCACCATGATCCAATATCCAGAATTGACTGTTAAAGCACAATAAGGAGTTGTGTGAGTCTAGGGTTTTATTGAACGAAGTCAAATAAGATACGTCTAAATGTATCTAAATCCAAAGAATTGAAGTTGACAGCAACATTGAATGATGAAATCTAGTAGCATATAGAAGTCACTGACTTGGTATAGCACTTCATCTGCAATCCAGTTGCCAATACCTGAAATAAAACCCTGCAAAGATAAGTACAGTTTAGTGTCAGTGCTCGACATTGTAATTAATACATTTGAAACAATGGGCAAGCTGATCTCAATGGTTTTCAAGTGCACTATAAAGACAACAAAAAGCTATACGTAGTTCTTTAAGTAAAAATTTTGCAACCCTTTCTGATGTCTAGCCACACAAATCTTATTATGGCAAACTTCTTGCTATACAAATGTGGTTATATCTTCTTTAcctagattattattattattggtgCTGCTCATCCATAGACATTACCCTTCCATGCACATAATGAAATCTAAAGCTTTAAATGCCATAATACCTCCTATACCTCAATTCTTCTCTGTAACTGgtcaaaatattttcaaaatgatTGTTCCAACATATGAACTTCAAAAATTTTGCCCTATGGTGACCTGTTTCTTTACCAAAGCCATCCCATTCACTTGTACCTTGAGGTTGTATTATCTTGAAAATGGTAAAGAAAATAAGCTTTGTTTTTAACCTGATCAAGTAACAGAGCCTTGATAGCAATTTTCTTCTTGCGCAAGGATTCATAAATTTCATCGACTTCCATTGGCTCCAATAAGGCATCAGGGCCAAGCTCAGAAATTGGAGGCACAGAAGCTGGCTGCACccagaaaacaaaacaaataaaagTGCTGAAAAATCAACAAGATGCCCTCAAGTTAGTAATCATGGAAACTTTATGCAGACTAGCAAATGGTAAATACATCATTCAGCAGGCGGACTTTAGCAAATCGCCTCTTATCTGTAAAAGAGAGCTCCAGACCATCATCTAGCTGCAAGCGTACTCCACATTGATTAGATGGCAGAACACAAATTAAACAATTTGAAGTAATACATGCATGCTTCCTCACCACTCAAGATTTATGGTCCCATAGACATGTTAACTATTATTATAACTTGTAATTTAATCAGTTTTAAGCATTTAACCAAAATATACACCCTTAATGCCCTTGAAAACCATACTTAAGAAGCTCACAGGAATAACCAGTGTACTTTAATTGgacaattaataaattaattttgctACAAATACAATTGAAAAAAGTACTACTCGCTTGAACCATAGGCTACTCATCAAATAAAAGCATGGATAAAACACAAAATATTTCACTTCATTAAAAATGTGCCAATTCTTACTTCAATAAATAGCTTTGAATATTTGGATGGCCATTCATCAGTGTCATTCACAGCAGACCTGTCACCAATACTCAATGACCATTAACAATTGAAGATCATTCTGCAAGTGGAAATCATTATAATAAAACAGCGCTATCTCATTTGAAATAAGATGCATCATGTTGCTACAAGTGCAACAACCCTCGAATACCACATCAGGGATAACCTGATTGAAAGTTGACCAAAAAATATCTTATGAACACTCAGATTAGTTCatcaaattaaaacaaaaaataatatgttattaatGACCTATGGCATTTTGATGTCATAAAGTACTTGTGTTTTTAATATCTTAGGAATggtgaaaataaaaaaggaaagcaAACCCAATCATAGTCCTTTTCTTTTGGCAAGTTAACGGAAGTAGTGTGCTTTCTCATAGTATAGTGCTATAGACTCCATGTTCAGTTTTCCTTCATGGAAGATCAccaaataataaatgaaaaccTGGCTGATATCATTTTCTTTTAAGAATTGTTTATGATTCCTCAAACAATTaaaaccttttcttttttcactaCGGTTTCCTATATTTAGAAGCAACTTAAACATGCAGTACAATGGAAAATTAATACCAAAAAacagagagagacagagagagggtGCATTCACTAGTACGCCATTCAAATATAAATTGTTCAAATCCTTGCATAAACTCATCAGGATTGAAAAGAATAGTCATTTTAAGTATATCAATTGGTTTTCTATATTATTTCTTCAGCACAAAAGGAAAAAATCATTTTGCATGCAACTGCTTGGACCTGCATTGCAGAAAATGACTCACCTTTTATATTTGGTAACAGCAACTCCCTTAATATATATAGCACCAGCCATCCctgaaaaagtaaaatttaatctATACGCAATAGGGCTACCAAAATGCTATCGtatatataaaaagtttttatttttttaataaattatagttACAAATAGTTTTGGAAGAATGATAATACAAGCAAAGATAGAATCGTCTACAAATTCCTTACACAGTTTAGTTCCATTCATTCACAATCGTTTAACAAACAAACACGGCATTAGTAACCTATCACCTCTTTCCTCTGCCCTTTGCATGTGGCAAAAAGTAAAGGCTTTAATTGAAAAAACCAAAAACTTAGCACCGAAAGTACTAATCCCTACAGTCCTCATctctttttaacttaaaaacacACACTCACGCACACATAATTCAGTAATGATACACTCAATTTTCTAGGGATTTGACAACGTACCGAACTGAAAGGAAGGAAAGGGAGGGGAATCGAGCTGGAACCAAAGGTTCTTGCCCTTGCGAAGAGCAGAAATTAGAGTTTTTCCCACAAGAGCAGCCTCGAAATCCGCGGAAGAGACTCCATCAATGACTTTAGGATCATTGGCTATTATAGCTCTCTTGATCCTCTTGCTTAAGCAGTGCTCTTCTATGGCCCTTCTGGCGGCCTCCACTTCCGGTAGCTCCGGCATTGTCCGTAGAGTGTCGGGTCTGTGTCTGCTGCCGTTTCTGTAAGCGGAAGACTGAAGCGCATGTAGAGTCGCGGTGAGAATTAATTTGAAGACGGTTGGTGACTGGGCATTGTAGTCGCAGCCGAAGGGCCGAACTTTTCGATTCCGGCCCATTTTTTAACCCATGAAGGAATTTGCAGTAGATTCGAAAACTATATTTTCAGgaactttatttaattttttttaattgttatatttaaaattttacatattgaaaatcatttaatttttaactgacaattaattttcaaataaaaataattgataacATATTTTTATCTCTTATAACTCTAAATTATaggaattatatataattaataaattttaatttatcataaacattaaacacaTTAAcgctttattatataaaaaatttaattaattaatattataaaaaaaaacaaaggttttgaacttttataattaataaaataaagatttgtTAATATAtggtaaataattatttaataaaataaagattcaCAAACAAACCCTATGAATATTACTACTAATTATAAATCAAAGAAGCGCACTCAAGGATGCAAGAAAAGAAGGCGTTCGTTCTCTTCCACCATCCTTTGTTGAGATCCCTCCATCATCCTCCAATTTCATTGTTTGTTGAGATCCCTCCATCATCCTCCAATTTCATTGTTTCTCTTCGTCATTTCTCTAAAACAAATTACAGTGAGCGATTCCAGCTAAGATCCTTTCGACGTCATATTTCCAGCCGTACGTGATGCCTACTGTCATCTCCTCATCATTGATTTTCGTCTTTTCTCCAACCATTCTTTATTCCGCTGATATCGCCCTTCGTCGTGTCGTGTATTATTCAATCTAAGTATTTCTATTGTGGATTAGTATTCTATTAtggattaatattttttatttttcaatctattatcattatttttttcatgaTCTGTTAATACCTCTTTATATCAATCTCTCACCTGGGAGAGAGGAGACATAAAGTTTTAAAAGTGAAGgatgaaattataattaattattaaatttaaaaataattaaaaataattataatatttataaactaaatattaaCTTATCTTAAAATACTAACGGTAAAATATGAAATAACATAAATATATGATGGAAGTAAAATTAAagagttaaataatttaattttcaagatAATGATTAttagtgataaaattttaataaactatTTTAACTAAATCCAATAATATAATGCATGCCTTGCACTAAATTTGGATTGAGAGAAAATAAGaggaaaaaaaacaaagagaaaaataattttattttattttttaagggaaatttagaaaataaaattttaggagaaaattaaactttatatttCATCCACTATTTTTTCTCCAAattaaagagaaagagagaaaattttttaaaatgaataaaatattcaTGTGTTCCATagattattttctatatttttcttcttctattttaacacaactataaaaaatatatattttttcctttctgattattattttttttaaaaaaattctgccattatttttatttctttatccAAACACAATGCAGAGGTGAAAATTTGACTGCTTTGCTCTCTTGCTCGTGGAGATGCTATTTTGTTAGTTCAGAAAAAACTttggaaaaaatataaaaatatattatataactttattaattttttaaaaagagtataatttaatttgtgttaAAATGGTATATGTGATATTATCAATTTTAGACGcggtaaaaaatattaatataaaaattatattatgagatattaatttaatataaataaaattataaaataaaaataaataaaattacaatatatttttttatatttttttaattaataattatattttaattgttatatcaatatttattaatcgcattgcaaaattattattattttatagatactattttgatttaaattaaattatatattttaaaataaaaattagtaaaattaatggtactttttgtatattttttaaaaaaaattttctaatcGAGTTTATATGTATTAAGtgtaaaaacattaaattttatatagattATATTAGGATAACATTTGATTGATTCAGTTTTGAAttgaactaaataaattaaaaattaaaattttaatatttataaaaatcaaatcaaattagttTTGAATAAAAGTggatttgaattaaattgatttgatttaattcaattcgttTTAATcgattgaaatttttaatacattttttaatttttacatcctatttttaatattttaaaatttaattaaaatatttttaatttaatctctttatattataaaaaataatatactattatcaataatcaatttaatttttttaatttttcattaaaatcaataatcaaaatttttaaatttaaaaattaattaattaaaataaattttaaattaatttaatttaatccattttctcaatttaaattatacttATGCTATGAATGCCCATCCATTAAATTTGGGCAAAATTTTGTTTTTAGGTTAACAAGAGGCTCCCACGGTATCGTAGTTGACGAGGGACCCGCAGTAGATTATTCTTTGAATTAAAAAGTCCCACTCCCTTTACTTCCATTTTTGGAATAATTCAAGGTATCTTGTACTTATCAAATTCTTTAGATTCCCGAGTTGTAATGATATTGATGCAACGAGAAACATGTTAACTCAGTCTTTTGTTAAAAGTGCCTGTTAAATAATTTCTTTCTCTAAAAATCTTCCACGCAACTTATCAATTGTATTAATTTCTTCTTTGCGAATTTGATGGTAGGTGCAATAAAAGTTTATCTACCGTTAAAAAATCACCACATGGCACATGGAAATTGTGGTTCACGTTTTCTTCACAAAACTACAGTACAACCCACCTCACTCAATTATTGTCTCTGATTTCCTCATTAATGAAAATCATGAGTAACACATTTAcatcctttaaaaaaaaaactgatatgacttatttaattattattttgatgaaGCTTTAATCTGCTAATTCACATGTCGGGTCCACTCTGGtcttagctttttttttttttttcacaaggCCTTAGCATTTAAGACATGCAAGTAGCATATTATGTAAGAGGTTTATAGAAGATGTCTTTGATGAGGATTTTCTGACACTCAAATTAAAGAACTACTAATATTTTGAGTAAcagaaaatatagaaataaaagaaaaagagagatggGAAATCTTATTTATTACTCAGGATCTGTTGGAACAATCACTTGATTTAGGGGTAAAATAGTCAATTTACTTACAAATGAAGAAGTAAGTATTCAACCATGGTGATTTTTCAAAGATGACATGCAAAGcacaattttgataaattttttcctAAAATTTAACCATAAAATTAGAAAGTTATTTATCTTGTAAGTCATTTTGAAAAAAAGCTCATCCCACTAAAAAGACACATCAAAAAACTTAGTAATGTGTTCCACATATTGCAAACTTGCTCACATTCTATTAAATTAAGGGATCaatgcaaatatttttttattataaatttattagttttaaacagTAGCCGAAAAATTTACTtaagtgagttttttttttttctgaagatTGAAGGTGGATTTCATTGATAACATAAATATTACAAacctaaataataaataagagaTACGGTTCAAGCCAACTAATAGTAAATACAAGTCTAAAAAGCTACTAAATTTGGATAAATAACCTTATATAGCATAAAATTTAGAGATCTAAAAGAGTTTCTCTAATTCAGACTAGAATTAATTGTAGAATAAATTAATCACATAATGCGGTTATTGAACGATTCGATTCCACTACTAGTAGCAATTATATCAGTGGATATATTCTTCCATTATATATAGCCAAAAGCCAGCCTTGAAATATACATTGAGGATTAGGGAGAAAAATAATAACCCAAGGAATTAGAGCTTCTAGATCAAAGGAGATAGGGCAAGCGCAGAATTGGATTGATCCAAAATAGAGAAAAACCTTGGACTAAATACTACAGGAGTATATGTAAATAGCAGTAGAAAAGATGGAGGCAGTTCGACTCTTCGACAGCTCTTTTGTGTCTTTTGAGCCTCAATAAAGCTTATGAGTCATTACTGATAATCTCAACACTCTTCTTCACCATTGGATGAAATCTAAGGGAGGAGCTATATTTGAAACTTTGAGGAATCTGTACAAAAATCAACAACAACCACACAATATCGAAAAACACAAAGATAAAAAGGAGAAGATAAAACCACAACTATagatttctttaaaaatttagttttgtaacaaatcagtttttatattttgagatatttattgaaatattttcgAGATGTACTACCTTTAACTATAATATTCTTCCATCTAACTTGTAATAGATCATTTGATATTAAGTAATTGAAAAATACTGGATTGCCCTTACAAATCATCTTCTTTTTTCAAGTCCTTATAAGATCCTGTAATTTATTCATCACATTTATGTTCTTCTTTGCCTTCCTCTTATCCATGTATAATATCACCTGCTGCAAAGTTGCCTATTGGTATATTCAAAGACGACAACTTGAGAGAGAATATAGAACATGTAAACTATTCCCATTACTCTCATCGAAAATGGGAAAGAAAGTGGAGCATATCCATTTAGGCATAACAACAAGCACCTGAATTgcacattttttcttttcttgcttAAAAGCACAACAAAAATTCCTTCAGCTTATTAGTTATTGATTTACCAATTGATTACGACGCATAAAACCAAATTTAAAAGCTACTGTTCTTGAAAATGCAATTGCTTCGCGTAACACTCTTGAGCTTACATGATCTAATTAATACTCTTTAATTCAACTCAATTAATAGAGTTAGAAAAGACTGGATTTTTGATTCGTGAATTATTAGAGTTGAACTCACT
Encoded proteins:
- the LOC110627208 gene encoding formamidopyrimidine-DNA glycosylase, producing the protein MPELPEVEAARRAIEEHCLSKRIKRAIIANDPKVIDGVSSADFEAALVGKTLISALRKGKNLWFQLDSPPFPSFQFGMAGAIYIKGVAVTKYKRSAVNDTDEWPSKYSKLFIELDDGLELSFTDKRRFAKVRLLNDPASVPPISELGPDALLEPMEVDEIYESLRKKKIAIKALLLDQGFISGIGNWIADEVLYQARIHPLQTASSLSKESCATLLKCIKEVIEKALEVGADSSQFPNNWIFHSREKKPGKAFVDGKKIDFINAGGRTTAYVPELQKLSGGQAVKVAAKSKRQTPKRKKGEDDNDEGEDDASEPGSDKEEAARKAKSRRELKPRGHVKKPPAKQKSEATDDVDDEENDNCAAADDDHDHDDYDDENDKDQKKKPRRVTNDKQAKAKTESSKKVTNQNTRKPKKKMK